TGGGTGCCTACCTGAAGGTGGCCAACCTCATCCAGTACATTTCGCGAACCGTGGTGGTCGGCTACATCACGGCGGCAGCGCTACTGATCATCGCCGGACAGCTCAAGAACGTCTTCGGGATCAAGTTCTCACCCGGCGAAGAGGCGATCACCTTTTTTGACAAGCTCTACCTGACGATCAAACACCTGCCTGAGCTACATCCCGAGTCGCTCATCCTCAGCGTACTGACGCTCGTCCTCTATTACCTGCTCAGCCGCAAGCTCCCAAAGCTGCCCAATGTCGCCATCGTGCTGGTAACGATGTCCGCACTGGCAGTGGGTGCCGATGCCATCGCCACTGCACGAGGGACTCCGCTTCACTTTTCCTGGCTGCAGTCCATTGATGCCTCCCAGTGGAAGTTCACCCCGCCGGAGCTGAATTTCGACGCTATTAGCCAAGTGGGTAACATGGCGCTGGCCATTGCCCTGCTGTGTGTGCTGGAAGGCACCTCCATCGGTAAGTCGCTGGCCGCCCGCGCCGGGGAGCGCCTCGACGCCAACCAGGAGATGTTCAGCATCGGTGTCTCAAACATGTGCTGCGGATTCTTCAGCGGGATGCCCGCCTCCGGCTCGCTCACCCGCTCGCAACTGAGCTGGAGCAGCGGCGGCGTCACCCCGATGGCGAGCCTGCTCAACGGCCTGATCGTGGCCGGTGGAGCCTTTGCCATCGGGCCATTCATCCGCTACGTCCCCCAATCCGTGCTGGCCGTGCTGGTCATCACGATCGGCCTCTCGCTCGTCAACCGCCGTGCGATCAAGCTTGTCTCCCGCACGACTCAGGGCGATGCCATCGTGTTTTTCTCCACCCTCATCGCGGGTCTGCTTGTCCCTCTGGATACGGCGATCTACTTCGGCGTCGGCCTGAGCATCATCCTCTTCCTCCGCAAGGCCGCCTCCCCGGAGCTGGTCGAGTACGGCTTTACCGATGAGGGGCAGCTCACCGAACTGGAGGAGAAGGCCACCCGCCGCGACCCGGAGATTTCCATCATCCATGTCGAGGGCGACCTGTTCTTTGGGGCGGCGGAAATCTTCCGCGACCAGATGCGCCGCGTCTGCGAGGACGCCAACCTGAAGATCGTCATCGTGAAAATGCGCAACGCACGCCACCTCGACGCCACCGCCGTCATGGCGATTGAGGAGCTGCTCAAGTTCATGCACGAGCACGACCGGCACCTGCTCTTTTCCGAGTGCAAAAAGGACGTCATCCGGGTCTTTAAAAACTCGGGGCTGCTCGACGAACTGGGCCGCGGCCACGGAGTCTTCCCCGACACCCCGCACAACCCGACCAAGTCCACCGCCAACGCCCTCAAGCGCGCCATGCAGATCATGGGCGGCCAGCAGGCGGACATCAAAATCTACGTCAATCCCGGCCGCAAAAAGCGCGAATAGCCGCCGTACCGATCAGGCTGGTTGCTGCGCCCTTTAGCTGAGGACGCGCTTGATCAACAGCCGCACGAGGTAGACCAGCAGGCCAATCGGCCCAAGCACCCAGCAGGCGATCAGCTCGCCGGGGATACGCAGCCCCACCCGGCAGGCATGCTGAAAGAGGACGAGCCCCAGAAACAGGTGCATAATCTGCAACTGGCACCACAGGATCAGGAAGCCCATCGGATGCAGCACCACAGACTGCGCCTCGGTGTAGCCGATGCCCCCCGGCCAGACCATCCCGCCCAGCTCCCACGTCTGGTAGTACAGATACAGCAGCGGGATCAGCAGAATCGTCGGTGCAACCATCGGGTGGCAGATGCGCCGCACGACCTGCGAGGAGGGGAAAAATATAACCGCCAGCCAAAACGGTACAGGCATCGCAAGGATCAGCCAGAAGCCCCGCGTCAGGCGCTCCCCGGCCAGTAATTCAATCGTCCACCCCGGCATATCCGTTTTTTAAATATCACTCCGCCCACCAGGGCAAGCCCTGGACCCGTGATCCTTCGGATCACCAATGACTCCACTAACATGGAGTCTGGGATAGATTTCGGGTTCTTACAGGATTAACATTGGGAGCCGAGACACGATAAACCCCAATGACGATTAAAGGCTCGTGCGGAGCACGAGCCTTTAATCGAAAGTGCAGGGTCCGGCTGGACCAGCAATCGCCTGCCGCGGGTGCGGGGCGCGTAGCCCCACAAAAAAGACATCTGCGTTAATGGGCGTACTTGACGCCACAGCCGTAGGGCTGGGTGCTGGCCTGCGAGACGGGCTCACCGGCAGTAGCTTCAGCCATGGCGGCGTTGACGTAGTTGGTGGCGGTCTTGATGTCAGCCGGATTGGTCGAGCGGACGTTGTCGATCGCCCCGTGGTAGACGATCTCGCCCTCGGGATTGATGATAAAGATCTCGGGCGTACGCTTGGCGCCATACTCCTTACCGACCTTGCCCGTCGGGTCCAGCAGCACGGCTGTCGCCTTCGACTCCATCTGCTTGGCAGTCTTCTGCGCATCAGCCGGCGTCTCATAGCCCTGCGTGCCGGGAGCGGAGGAGACGATGCTCAGCCAGACGGCCCCGTCACCGGTTTGCTTGGCCTGGGTGGCCTGCATATTGCCGGTGCCGTAGTGCTTCTTCACGTACGGGCAGCCATGGTTGAGCCATTCGAGGATGACGAACTGACCCTTGAAATCAGAAAGAGTGTAGGTTTTACCATCGGCCCCCTGGAGACTAAAGTCCGGGGCAGCATCGCCGGGCTTGGGAGCGGCGTGCGAGAGGTTGGCCATGCCCAGCATGCTGAGCAGAATCAGAGAGTAAGTGAGGATCTTCATAGTCGATTGGGTGAGTGGTTAAGCTTGGAACAGGCAGGAACGGGAAAGTTCCCTCAAAAAACTTTGCTGTCAAATCCCTTGCTCAATCCACAAAGGCGGTTTACCTAGGCGGAATGGAAAACGACCCGGTCTGGGAACAGTTACGACAGGATGCCGAGCAGGCCGCCAGCAAGGAACGCGCGCTGGCCAGCCTGTTCGAAGAGGTCGTGCTCACCCAGGACAGCCTGGAGAGTGCGCTCGCCGTGCGTCTGTCCCGTAAGCTCGCCTACCACGCCACCCCCGAAGGGTACCTCAAGGAAGTTTTCTGCGAGTGTTTCCGTGACAACCCTCAGATCGGTGAGCGCATCCGTGCCGACATCACCGCCATTAAGGAACGTGACCCGGCCTGCCGGAACTACCTGGCCCCCCTGCTCTACTTCAAGGGCTTCCAGGCCATCACCTGCTACCGTGTCGCCCACGAGCTTTGGAACAACGGGCGCGAGGAGCTCGCCCTGTACCTGCAGAGCCTGATCTCTGAGGTCTTCGCGGTGGACATCCACCCGGCTGCCCGGATCGGCTGCGGCATCCTGCTCGACCATGCCACCAGCTTTGTCGCGGGTGAGACCAGCGTGATCGAGAACCATGTCTCCATCCTGCACGAGGTCACCCTCGGAGGCACCGGCAAGACCGCTGGTGACCGTCATCCGAAGGTGCGCCACAGCGTACTCATCGGAGCCGGAGCCAAGCTGCTCGGCAACATCGAGATCGGCCACTGCGCCCGCATCGGTGCCGGCTCAGTCGTGGTCGAGGACGTACCGCCGCACGCCACCGTCGTCGGCGTCCCCGCCGTCGTCACCGGCTTCTCCAAAGACCCCGACCCGGCCCAGAGCATGGACCAGTGCATCAAGCACTGAGCGAATTTGTGGGGGCTACGCGCCCCCAAACCCTGCGGCAGCCAATGGCTGCACCCTCGGTCCATCGTTTGTGCTGCGCACAAACGATGGACCGACATTGAAGTCTCACCTGGCGCACGATTTGCCCAGCTAAACACCACACGCGGGTGGAGTCGAAAAAGTGGCGACCCAGTTTTGATGCTCTGCTCAGTGATTGCCGCAACCAGCTTTGCTGGTTGCGGCAATCACTGACACGATGCGTAGCATCGAAAGTGCAGACTTCGTCTGCTGCGGGTCTGGGCTGCACAAGCCCAGAAATAACATCCCCCCACAATCCCCCCTAGAGGCGGTGGTCGATCATGATCTTGACGCCTTCCTGCCGGATATTGGTGGCAAAGGCTTCCTCGATCTGCTCCATCGGGAAACGGTGCGTGATGAGCGAGGTCATGGGCAGGCCGATACGCTCGGCACGCTGGAGGAAGTGGTACGCGTTCGGGTATTCGACGCTGTTATAAACCCAGCTGCCGGTCACGGTGATCTCCTTTTGGCAGATGTCAAAGTGCGGGTTGATCGAGCACTGTCCGCCATCCACGAAGTGCCCCACCTCGCAGATGCCCCCGCCGCGACGGATGCACTTGAAGAGGCTGGCAAAAGCCGCCGGTACGCCCGTGACCTGAAAACCGAAATGCGCGCCGACACCCTTCGTCATGGAGTTGACCGCTGCGGCCAAATCGTCGATGCCGTCATAGTCGCGGTAGTTGAGGGTCTCATCCGCGCCCATCTTTTTGGCCAACTCCAGGCGGCCGGGATTCCCGTCGATCGCGATGAGGGTGTTGATCCCGTAGGTGCGGAGCACGGCAAGCATCATCAGGCCAATCGGGCCGCAGCCCTGCACAATGACGCGCGTGCGGAAGTTCAGCTTCACCCCGCAGGTCTTGGCCCGCTCAAGCGCGTGGCAAACGACGGCGGCAGGCTCGATCAGCGTGCGCAGCTCCACGCTCATGTCGTTGACGACAAAAACCGAGGCGTCCGGGCGGATGATCAGGTACTGGCCAAAGTATCCGTTAAAGTGGTTGTCGGGCTCGTCAGGCAGAAGCCCATAGAGCCGCATATCGTCACACAGGTTCGCCTTCAGCGGGTTGTACTTGGCGATCATGCAGGCCTCGGAGGTCTTCATCAGACTCGTGACGATGCGGTCGCCGGGCTTGATCGGCTTACCCACGCTGTCCACCTGGATGTTTTTACCTACCTCCAGCACGATGCCTGTGCCCTCGTGCCCGAGCACGACCGGAGCCAGCCCAAATGGGTCGGCGTTGTAGCAGTGGATATCCGTCCCGCAGACCCCGCAGGCCTCGACTTTCACCAGAATCTCATCCGGCCCGATCGCACGCAGCGGAAACTCCCGGATCTCGACCTTTTTCGGTGCGACCAGCACCGCAGCCTTTGCCTTGGCAGGAACCGAGTTCGTGGCGGCAATGGGTTGGCCGCTCGAAGCGACACCGGGGCGCTGGGACTGGGTCACGACCTCGCGGACGATGCGGTCGATGTCATCTCGGGAAAACTGCATGGCTGTCAGACAGTGCGCAAAAGGCCTCTCAAAAACAAGTGTGAAAGTGGTGCTCCGGTGCGCCCGATGCACAGCAGAAGGGCGCACCGAAGTCCACGATCAGGCTTAGTTATGCAAAAAATCAAGAACGCGCAGCCAATACTGTGCGCTCATATTGCCGGATCGCGTCGAGTAAGGCAAGCTCTCCGGGCACATTATTTCGGTGGCAGAACTCCTCCCATATCACGCTCCAGGGCAGGGCCTTAGCCGTCTCCAGCATCATCAGGCGAGCGGTGTAATCACCGGCCAGCTCAGCCTCACGGAGCTTTTCACGCGGCTCCAGCAGGGCCAGCAGCAGACACTTCTGGGCGGCGCGGGTGCCGATGGCCCAGGCGGCGATGCGGTTGATGGATGCGTCGAAGAAGTCCAGGCCGATGTGCGTACGCGGGAGCGCGTCGCAACGGACCAGCTCCTGCATGATGGCCTGAGTCGGGTCGTCGAAGAGCACAACGTGGTCGCTGTCCCAGCGGACACCCCGCGAGACGTGCAGAAGCAGCTCGGGCACCACCATCAGGACGGAGGAAATCTTGTCCGCGATGCCCTCGGTCGGGTGGAAGTGGCCCGCGTCCAGACAGAGCGCGGTCTGGCGGCTGGCGGCATAGCCGAGGTAAAACTCGTGCGAGCCGACCACGAAGCTTTCCGAGCCGATGCCAAAGAGCTTGGACTCGACCGCGTCGATGTTCTGCGCCGGGTCGAGCTTTTCCTCAAAGACCACGTCGAGGCTCTCCTGCAGGCGCTTGCGGAAGCCGAGGCGGTCCACCGGCAGATCCTTCATCCCGTCGGGGATCCACACATTGGTCACGCAGGCGCTGCCCAGCTCCTGACCGATGACTGCACCAATCTTACGGCTGGCCTTGCAATGCTCGATCCAGAAGCCGCGGATGCCCTTGTCGGGGCTGCTCAGGGTAAAGCCCGCATCGGCCTTCGGGTGGGAGAAGCAGGAGGGGTTAAAGTCCATGCCCATGCCGTGGGACTTACACCAGTCGATCCAGCTCTGGAAATGCTCGGGCTCGATGGCGTCGCGGTCGACGCTCTTGCCGCCGAAGTCACCGTACATGGCGTGGAGGTTGAGCCGGTGCGTCCCCGGCAGCAGCGAGACGGCCTGATCGAGGTCCTGGCGCAGCTCGTCGATGGTGCGGGCCTTTCCGGGATAGTTACCGGTCACAGCCAGGCCGCTGCCCAGCTCACCGTCGCCCCCTTCGAAACCGCCGACATCATCCCCCTGCCAGCAGTGCAGCGAGATCGGGGTCGAAGCCATGGCTTCGAGCGCTTTTTCCACATCGACGCCGAGCGAGGCGTACTGGTCTTTTACCTGGTCAAACATAACGGAAGGGGGTTGTCGGGTTTATCGGGGACTCAATCGGGGGAGAACCGAGAAGGCACATCCCTGAAGGCCGAGAGTATAGCATCTGCGCATACAACGCGATATGCACGGACTGACTTCTTATTTGCACTTTTTGACAGGATTTATGAATATTCAGAAACCGCCATGGACACCGACCGCATCGACACCTTTAGCCGCTACCTCCCCCCTGGCCCCAACGCTACGCGCTGGGGATGGCGGCTGATCGATGCCGGACGCCAGCAAGTCCCTCCCGGCAGCCCCTACCCCCTCACCGGGCATCCCCTACCCTACGCTTTTGACAAAAATGGACGCCGCACCCTGAGCGAATACCAGCTGGTCCTCATCACTGCCGGGGGCGGGCACTTTCAGTCCCGCTCCTGTCGTGAGCGCAGCGTCTCCGCCGGGGACACCCTGCTGCTCTTTCCCGGCGAGTGGCACCGCTATCGCCCCGGTCCACGCACCGGGTGGAGCGAATACTGGCTGGGCTTCGAGGGCACGGAGGCCAGCCGCATCATGAAAAATTTTTTCAGTCGCTCGCGTCCGATCCAGCCGGGCGCCTACACCGACGAGGCGATCCACATCTTTGAGCGCCTGCTGGACTGGCTCCGCCACCCTCGCCCCGGCGGCGAGCAGGTAGCGGCCAGCTTCATCCCACAGCTTCTGGCCCTGCTGCGAGCCGGTAGTATCGCAGCGGGCGCTCCCCGTGCGCGAGAGCAGGAGCTCGTCATGGCCGTACGTGCCCGCCTGCTGGAAAACCCCGCAGAGCGCACGGCGCTCTCATCGCTGGCAGAGGAGCTCGGCGTGAGCTACTCCCTGCTGAGGAGTCTTTTCAGGAAGCATACCGGCCACTCCCCCCGGCAGTTTGAGAACTTGATCCGCCTTAACCGCGCACGCGACCTGCTCGCCGCCGGGAGCAGTGTGAGCGCTACCGCCGAGTCCCTCGGCTACGCCAGCGTCCACTACTTCTCCCGCGCGTTCAAGCAGCAGTTTGGGCAGGCCCCGCAGCACTGGATGCGCGAGCGAAGCGGGCAATAAGCACCACACCTCGTCGACTCCGCCACACGTATCCGTATTCAACTACATTTTGGCAGGAGCGTCCTCGCCGGGCACGTGGCCAGGGGCTTCTTCGCCGACTCCGGGCTTATGGTGGGTACGCCCGCGCAGGTCTTCCAGGATCACGTAGAAACACGGGACCAGCACCAGCGTAATCAGCGTGGCAAAGAGGATACCAAAGCCCAGCGAGATCGCCATCGGGATCATGAAACGCGCCTGACGGGAGGTCTCCAGAATCATCGGGAAAAGACCGCCAAAGGTCGTCAGCGTGGTCAATATGATCGCGCGGAAGCGCGCGGATGCGGCTCCGGTCACCGCCTCGGCCGCCGTGCGCCCCTCTCTGCGCAGCCGGTTCGTAAAGTCGATCAGCACCAGCGAGTCGTTCACCACCACCCCACTCAGGGCGACGATCCCGAGCAGACTCATGAGCGAAAGATTATAGCCCATGATGATGTGGCCGATGACCGCGCCGACGATCCCAAACGGGATGGCGAGCATCACGATAGCGGGCTGCAGGTAGCTGTTGAAAGGGATCGCCAGCAGGGCATACACCGCGAGCATCGCCAGCAGCAGGCCGATCATCATGGCCTTGATACTGTCGTTCATATCCGCCTGGCGCCCTTCATAGCCATAGCTCAACCCCGGGTAGCGGGCTGCCAGCTCGGGCAGGACATTCGCGGTCAGGTCCGCCGTGATCAAAGGCGCGTCAGCCGGGTCGGCCGTGTCCGCCGTCACCGTGAGGATACGACGCCCATCGCGGCGGGAGATCGTGGTAAAGCCTCTGTCACGCCCAATTGTTACGACATCGGTCAGCGGCACCTCACCACCGGCCGGGGTCATTAAAATCAGCGAATCCACATCCGCCTCGGAGGAGCGCTCCTGCTCGGGCAGCCGGACCATCACCTTGATCTCGTGCCGCCCGCGAATCTGCCGCAGAGCTTCGGCCCCGTAGAAGGAACCGCGCACCTGCCGTGCCACGTCACGCGCAGTAAGTCCGAGGCTTTGGCCCTCGGGCTTGAGCTTGAGGTTAAACTGCTCCTTGCCGGGCTGGAAGCCGTCGTTGGAGTCCGTCGTCTCGGCATACTCCAGCAGAGTCGCCGCCAGGTCCGATGCCGCCGCCTCCAGAGTGGGAATACTCCGGTGGCTAAGCTCGACCGTCACAGCCTGCCCGGAGCCGGGTCCTCCGCGGTCGGACGCAAAGCTGGAGGTATCGACCCCGTACAGGGTGCCTACCTCCTCGCGCCATTTACGGGTAAAGTCCAGGGTCGAAATCGGCCGGGTATTCGCATCGGTCAGGTAGACACGGAAGGTCACCACATGGCTACCGCCGCGCCCGACGATGGAGTAAATGCCCTTGGCCAGTTGGTCGCCGCCGTTATCGGCGACAACGCGCTCGGCCGCGGCCAGCACCTGCTTGCGAATGCGCTCAGTCTGCGATACCGGTGAGCCATAGGGCAGCTCAACCGAGGCGTAGGCATAGTCCTGCTCCACGCGCGGCATGAGGATCATGCGCATGCGGCCACTATCCACCCAGGCGAAGATCAGCGTCATCGCCCCCAGGCCAATGGCGCATACGACATAGCGCCAGCGCAGCACCCGCGTCAGCCAGGGGTGGTACCGATCCTGCACAAAGTGGATGAAGGCGCGGCTGAAGCGCTGCTGCAGATGGTGCAGCCGCCCGCCGATCCCGTGCGGATGGATATCTTTCTGGTGGCTGAGGTGAGCCGGCAGGATAAACAGCGACTCGATCAGCGACACGGCAAAGACAGACACGACCACTGCCGGGATAACGCTAAAGATTTTCCCCATCACCCCGGGCACGAAGAACAACGGCGTGAAGGCCGCGATATTCGTCAGCACGCTAAAGACAACCGGCATGGCCACCTCGCGGGCTCCGTCAATCGCCGCCCGGTGGAAGGGCTTCCCCATCTGGTGGTGGCTGTAGATATTTTCACCGACCACGATAGCGTCATCCACCACGATCCCCAGCGTGATGATAAACGCGAACATCGAGATCATGTTGATCGTGATGTCAAAGGCCGGGAAAAACAGGAACGCACCGAGGAAGGAAATGGGGATGCCCAGCATGACCCAGAAGGCCAGCCGCGCCTCCAGAAAGATACCGAGCACAAGCAGCACCAGGAGCAGCCCCATGAAAAGATTTTTCAGCAGCAGCTCTGCGCGCTGGCTGTATATCTCTGAGCGGTCGTCCAGCACATCGATCGAGATGCCCTTGGGGAGCGTCTGCTTCAGCGTGGCGACCTCATCGAGCACGGCGGATGCGACACTGATTGGCGTCTGGTCGCCGATACGGTAGATATCGATCAGCACGGCCCGGTCTTCATTGTAGTAGGCGTAGAGGTCAGAGTCCTCAAAACCATCGGAAATGTCGGCGATATCGCTCAGTAGCACACGCACGCCGTCCCCGCCGGTGATGACAGGGATATCCGCAAACTCCTGCGCAAAGTCGCGGCGCTGCTTGAGGCGTACCAGGATCTCCCCTGAAACGGTGTCCACACCGCCCCCGGCCATATCCAGGGCCGAGTCGTTGATAGCGTCGGCCACGTCCTGAAGCGTCAGCCCGTAGCGCCGCAACCTTTCACGCGGCACCGTAATCGTCACTTCGTAGTCGCGCGCACCGGATAGCTCGACCTGCGTAATCTCGGGGTTCGATAGCAGGGTATCGCGCACCGTCTCGGCCACCGAGCGCAGGGTCCACTCGTCCTGATTGCCATGGATGACGAGCGTCACCACATCTCGCTTACGGCTGACGATGGAAACGGTCGGCTGCTCGGCCTCATCCGGGAAAGTCGTGATGCGGTCCACCTCGTTTTTAATGTCAGCGGCGAGCTGCTGGAGGTTTTCTCCCTCGATCAACTCAACCCTGACCGTGCCGCTGCCCTCGCTCGCCGTAGAGGTGACCTCCTCGACGCCGTCCAGCCCCTGCACGGCCTCCTCGACCGGCAGTACGATACTTTGCTCGACCTCCTCGGGGCTGGCCCCCGGGTAGCTCACCGCGATACTGACCACATCCAGCTCAAACTCGGGGAACACCTCCTGCTTGACCCGCATGGAGAAGATCAGCCCGCCCACGATAAACACGCACATGAGCAGGTTGGCGGTGACGGAGTGTCCGGCCATCCAGGCAATCGCGCCGCGGCGCCGGGTAGAGTTGGGTGTATTCATAGTTGGATACGCAAAGAGATTAAAAGCTTAGAAACGCAGGCGACGCATCAGCAGCGGCCACATCATAAGGATCGAGCCGAACATGCCGAGGATGCACAGAGAATAGACCATGACCGGGTTTGACCACCCAGCCGTTACGATGGCCATGCACATCGCCCCCGCCATGAACGAGGTAAAGATGATCGTCGAGGAGGCCGCGCCGATGTCCTCAGTGACTTGCTCGAGGATAACATGGTTACTCAAAGGCCGGCTAATACCGGCGAAGAATGAAAAGCATGCTGCCCCCACCATGAAAAACAGGAAGTGCACATTACCAAGAAGCAGCAGAAAGACACCCGCCACAAGACCACCGATCAAGCTGCCGAAGATCAACTGCTTGTCGGAGAAATGCTGGAGCAGCCGCGTACAGGCATACGCTCCCGACATCGAGAGCAGCGGCGCAGCGGCGAACAGGATGGCAAAGGTCGATTCGCTCAGCCCGTACTGGTCCATGTAAACACCCGAAGCGATCCCGACATAGCCCAGCATTGGAGCCCCCAGCAGGCACATACTGCTGTTGGCCAAGATGAACTTGCCATTGCGGGTGAGCCGCAGGTAGCGCTTAAGAGCCGCCAGCACGCCGCCTTTCTC
This genomic interval from Ruficoccus sp. ZRK36 contains the following:
- the cysE gene encoding serine O-acetyltransferase; this translates as MENDPVWEQLRQDAEQAASKERALASLFEEVVLTQDSLESALAVRLSRKLAYHATPEGYLKEVFCECFRDNPQIGERIRADITAIKERDPACRNYLAPLLYFKGFQAITCYRVAHELWNNGREELALYLQSLISEVFAVDIHPAARIGCGILLDHATSFVAGETSVIENHVSILHEVTLGGTGKTAGDRHPKVRHSVLIGAGAKLLGNIEIGHCARIGAGSVVVEDVPPHATVVGVPAVVTGFSKDPDPAQSMDQCIKH
- a CDS encoding AraC family transcriptional regulator: MDTDRIDTFSRYLPPGPNATRWGWRLIDAGRQQVPPGSPYPLTGHPLPYAFDKNGRRTLSEYQLVLITAGGGHFQSRSCRERSVSAGDTLLLFPGEWHRYRPGPRTGWSEYWLGFEGTEASRIMKNFFSRSRPIQPGAYTDEAIHIFERLLDWLRHPRPGGEQVAASFIPQLLALLRAGSIAAGAPRAREQELVMAVRARLLENPAERTALSSLAEELGVSYSLLRSLFRKHTGHSPRQFENLIRLNRARDLLAAGSSVSATAESLGYASVHYFSRAFKQQFGQAPQHWMRERSGQ
- a CDS encoding MFS transporter; its protein translation is MSERTEQPPRRLLVLFLALLSATPPLSTDMYLAAIPHIADQWEAPISQINLSLVLWFVAFSISLLFFGALSDRVGRRPVLLGGLLAFAITSGLCALANGPVSLIIFRVLQGIAASAPSAMTMAYCRDCFTGRARQQLLAWLGIIISVAPMVAPSIGAMILKVANWRVIFAVLAVVGLIQLTLAFRYFRESAESLEKGGVLAALKRYLRLTRNGKFILANSSMCLLGAPMLGYVGIASGVYMDQYGLSESTFAILFAAAPLLSMSGAYACTRLLQHFSDKQLIFGSLIGGLVAGVFLLLLGNVHFLFFMVGAACFSFFAGISRPLSNHVILEQVTEDIGAASSTIIFTSFMAGAMCMAIVTAGWSNPVMVYSLCILGMFGSILMMWPLLMRRLRF
- a CDS encoding zinc-binding dehydrogenase; amino-acid sequence: MQFSRDDIDRIVREVVTQSQRPGVASSGQPIAATNSVPAKAKAAVLVAPKKVEIREFPLRAIGPDEILVKVEACGVCGTDIHCYNADPFGLAPVVLGHEGTGIVLEVGKNIQVDSVGKPIKPGDRIVTSLMKTSEACMIAKYNPLKANLCDDMRLYGLLPDEPDNHFNGYFGQYLIIRPDASVFVVNDMSVELRTLIEPAAVVCHALERAKTCGVKLNFRTRVIVQGCGPIGLMMLAVLRTYGINTLIAIDGNPGRLELAKKMGADETLNYRDYDGIDDLAAAVNSMTKGVGAHFGFQVTGVPAAFASLFKCIRRGGGICEVGHFVDGGQCSINPHFDICQKEITVTGSWVYNSVEYPNAYHFLQRAERIGLPMTSLITHRFPMEQIEEAFATNIRQEGVKIMIDHRL
- a CDS encoding SulP family inorganic anion transporter; translated protein: MRILRVKALARWLVTQNQLDFFPLRRHLRGYGPSALKGDFRAGLNVALLAFPQGMAYAMIAGLPIQYGIYGSAIAAIAATFFAGSRFITLGPTNATSVTLASAFAAMEIMHPEMRAQYMPLLLLLIGLLLIVGAYLKVANLIQYISRTVVVGYITAAALLIIAGQLKNVFGIKFSPGEEAITFFDKLYLTIKHLPELHPESLILSVLTLVLYYLLSRKLPKLPNVAIVLVTMSALAVGADAIATARGTPLHFSWLQSIDASQWKFTPPELNFDAISQVGNMALAIALLCVLEGTSIGKSLAARAGERLDANQEMFSIGVSNMCCGFFSGMPASGSLTRSQLSWSSGGVTPMASLLNGLIVAGGAFAIGPFIRYVPQSVLAVLVITIGLSLVNRRAIKLVSRTTQGDAIVFFSTLIAGLLVPLDTAIYFGVGLSIILFLRKAASPELVEYGFTDEGQLTELEEKATRRDPEISIIHVEGDLFFGAAEIFRDQMRRVCEDANLKIVIVKMRNARHLDATAVMAIEELLKFMHEHDRHLLFSECKKDVIRVFKNSGLLDELGRGHGVFPDTPHNPTKSTANALKRAMQIMGGQQADIKIYVNPGRKKRE
- a CDS encoding efflux RND transporter permease subunit codes for the protein MNTPNSTRRRGAIAWMAGHSVTANLLMCVFIVGGLIFSMRVKQEVFPEFELDVVSIAVSYPGASPEEVEQSIVLPVEEAVQGLDGVEEVTSTASEGSGTVRVELIEGENLQQLAADIKNEVDRITTFPDEAEQPTVSIVSRKRDVVTLVIHGNQDEWTLRSVAETVRDTLLSNPEITQVELSGARDYEVTITVPRERLRRYGLTLQDVADAINDSALDMAGGGVDTVSGEILVRLKQRRDFAQEFADIPVITGGDGVRVLLSDIADISDGFEDSDLYAYYNEDRAVLIDIYRIGDQTPISVASAVLDEVATLKQTLPKGISIDVLDDRSEIYSQRAELLLKNLFMGLLLVLLVLGIFLEARLAFWVMLGIPISFLGAFLFFPAFDITINMISMFAFIITLGIVVDDAIVVGENIYSHHQMGKPFHRAAIDGAREVAMPVVFSVLTNIAAFTPLFFVPGVMGKIFSVIPAVVVSVFAVSLIESLFILPAHLSHQKDIHPHGIGGRLHHLQQRFSRAFIHFVQDRYHPWLTRVLRWRYVVCAIGLGAMTLIFAWVDSGRMRMILMPRVEQDYAYASVELPYGSPVSQTERIRKQVLAAAERVVADNGGDQLAKGIYSIVGRGGSHVVTFRVYLTDANTRPISTLDFTRKWREEVGTLYGVDTSSFASDRGGPGSGQAVTVELSHRSIPTLEAAASDLAATLLEYAETTDSNDGFQPGKEQFNLKLKPEGQSLGLTARDVARQVRGSFYGAEALRQIRGRHEIKVMVRLPEQERSSEADVDSLILMTPAGGEVPLTDVVTIGRDRGFTTISRRDGRRILTVTADTADPADAPLITADLTANVLPELAARYPGLSYGYEGRQADMNDSIKAMMIGLLLAMLAVYALLAIPFNSYLQPAIVMLAIPFGIVGAVIGHIIMGYNLSLMSLLGIVALSGVVVNDSLVLIDFTNRLRREGRTAAEAVTGAASARFRAIILTTLTTFGGLFPMILETSRQARFMIPMAISLGFGILFATLITLVLVPCFYVILEDLRGRTHHKPGVGEEAPGHVPGEDAPAKM
- a CDS encoding abscisic acid-deficient protein Aba4 family protein gives rise to the protein MPGWTIELLAGERLTRGFWLILAMPVPFWLAVIFFPSSQVVRRICHPMVAPTILLIPLLYLYYQTWELGGMVWPGGIGYTEAQSVVLHPMGFLILWCQLQIMHLFLGLVLFQHACRVGLRIPGELIACWVLGPIGLLVYLVRLLIKRVLS
- a CDS encoding L-rhamnose isomerase — protein: MFDQVKDQYASLGVDVEKALEAMASTPISLHCWQGDDVGGFEGGDGELGSGLAVTGNYPGKARTIDELRQDLDQAVSLLPGTHRLNLHAMYGDFGGKSVDRDAIEPEHFQSWIDWCKSHGMGMDFNPSCFSHPKADAGFTLSSPDKGIRGFWIEHCKASRKIGAVIGQELGSACVTNVWIPDGMKDLPVDRLGFRKRLQESLDVVFEEKLDPAQNIDAVESKLFGIGSESFVVGSHEFYLGYAASRQTALCLDAGHFHPTEGIADKISSVLMVVPELLLHVSRGVRWDSDHVVLFDDPTQAIMQELVRCDALPRTHIGLDFFDASINRIAAWAIGTRAAQKCLLLALLEPREKLREAELAGDYTARLMMLETAKALPWSVIWEEFCHRNNVPGELALLDAIRQYERTVLAARS
- a CDS encoding thioredoxin family protein, which gives rise to MKILTYSLILLSMLGMANLSHAAPKPGDAAPDFSLQGADGKTYTLSDFKGQFVILEWLNHGCPYVKKHYGTGNMQATQAKQTGDGAVWLSIVSSAPGTQGYETPADAQKTAKQMESKATAVLLDPTGKVGKEYGAKRTPEIFIINPEGEIVYHGAIDNVRSTNPADIKTATNYVNAAMAEATAGEPVSQASTQPYGCGVKYAH